From the genome of Perca fluviatilis chromosome 1, GENO_Pfluv_1.0, whole genome shotgun sequence, one region includes:
- the si:dkey-237i9.8 gene encoding platelet endothelial cell adhesion molecule isoform X3, which produces MGPLLLLTSTLLSSYFHAGRTVNADRLFTIRDITLSIEPSTDVTRNTNVTLRCKAVVISFGQEALSREYTIYKDGNTVYTKTSSTSEDLLYPLSEARVSNTGKYKCKVNIEGKHMNSGAKKLTVTGLSKPVLRLNKGVVSEGEEITATCTAHGETGSIFFYFYDDSKEIQEKQVNSNRAEAKLRITSIGIHKIHCAYTVLVTPDSFKSEESSAVHVTVKELPITPVLEIFPQSKIYEGDQLDILCTVRNVLQHSEGNLYLSQGNQLLRSGDTKVNHSKVALAKDPGEFECRFEMGDVVKYVSKTVSVTELFSVPTFTMSPAEVFQKENMTLTCKSESFASERLGNQELTYTLEPPESPLTPKGPGVFHGKALQYDFNYTCVARARGIVKPSETLTVRPKVSVSIPKILVVGRAVLGQPLKILCQSDSGSLPINYTLLREYDQLNTTIVKKPFQQAFFAVTITKPDEITKYMCEAKNNHREAPLSKRLYATVIVPLTHPLISVVPDLSDISEGDHLYLLCSVVGTPPVTFKWYRVGDEQPLYTTTSNENNTAYQIPEVSKQDSGAYYCEAFNHANNVVISNQVNIQVRLALWKKLVIGGFCMLAVSVLVVVSVLCFISKRGKREAAAELSVKPSSPKSDDSLTVNLTHDTEVYKAATVRANRAAVSVWSERPPEAANDEESSVVSNEPDVEYTEVVHPQPLDPARGAADHHDYGSVEYAELNSEHPESNHYCPEVNGHQELPTPVD; this is translated from the exons TATTCACGATACGAGACATCACCCTGTCCATCGAGCCAAGTACTGATGTGACTCGGAACACCAATGTGACTCTGAGATGCAAGGCGGTCGTCATCAGCTTTGGGCAGGAGGCGCTGAGTCGTGAGTACACTATATATAAGGACGGCAACACAGTCTACACCAAGACCTCCAGCACCTCGGAGGATCTTCTGTACCCTCTGTCCGAGGCCAGAGTCTCCAACACCGGCAAATATAAGTGCAAGGTCAACATTGAGGGGAAACACATGAACAGCGGAGCCAAGAAACTCACGGTAACAG GCCTGTCGAAACCAGTTCTCAGGCTAAACAAGGGTGTGGTCAGCGAAGGGGAGGAGATAACGGCCACATGTACGGCGCACGGTGAGACAGGCTccattttcttttacttctacGATGACTCCAAAGAGATCCAGGAGAAGCAGGTCAACTCCAACAGGGCAGAGGCCAAGCTTCGCATCACTAGCATTGGCATCCACAAAATTCACTGTGCCTACACTGTCCTTGTAACGCCAGACTCCTTCAAGTCCGAGGAAAGCAGCGCTGTCCATGTTACAGTCAAAG AACTTCCCATCACACCAGTTTTGGAGATTTTCCCCCAGTCCAAGATCTATGAAGGAGACCAACTGGACATCTTGTGCACCGTCAGAAACGTTCTGCAGCACTCTGAAGGTAACCTCTACCTGAGCCAGGGGAACCAGCTTCTCAGAAGTGGAGACACCAAAGTCAACCACAGCAAGGTTGCACTGGCCAAGGACCCTGGCGAGTTTGAGTGCAGATTCGAGATGGGAGATGTAGTGAAATACGTCTCAAAGACGGTTTCAGTGACTG AGCTGTTTTCAGTGCCCACTTTCACCATGTCTCCTGCTGAAGTCTTTCAAAAGGAAAATATGACGCTAACATGCAAAAGTGAGAGCTTTGCCTCTGAAAGACTCGGCAATCAAGAATTGACTTACACTCTTGAGCCACCTGAAAGCCCACTGACCCCCAAGGGCCCGGGAGTATTTCATGGCAAAGCCCTACAGTATGATTTCAACTATACCTGTGTAGCTCGAGCCAGGGGCATCGTGAAACCCAGTGAAACCCTGACTGTACGTCCTAAAG TGTCTGTCTCCATTCCAAAGATCTTGGTGGTTGGCAGAGCAGTCCTAGGACAGCCCCTCAAGATCCTCTGTCAGTCAGACAGTGGCAGCCTGCCAATAAACTACACCCTTCTGAGGGAGTACGACCAACTGAACACAACCATTGTCAAGAAGCCCTTTCAACAAGCTTTCTTCGCAGTCACCATCACCAAGCCTGACGAAATCACCAAGTACATGTGCGAGGCGAAGAATAATCACAGGGAAGCCCCGCTCAGTAAAAGACTCTACGCCACTGTAATAG TGCCTCTGACGCACCCACTTATATCCGTGGTCCCTGACCTATCAGACATCTCTGAGGGAGATCATCTCTACCTCCTATGCAGTGTTGTCGGCACTCCGCCTGTCACCTTTAAGTGGTACCGTGTTGGCGATGAACAGCCGCTGTATACCACCACCTCCAACGAGAACAACACGGCCTACCAGATCCCCGAGGTGTCCAAACAGGACAGTGGCGCATACTACTGCGAGGCTTTCAACCACGCCAACAATGTTGTCATCAGTAACCAGGTCAACATACAGG tGCGCCTGGCGTTGTGGAAGAAACTGGTGATCGGGGGGTTCTGTATGCTGGCGGTGTCTGTGTTGGTGGTGGTCTCTGTGCTGTGCTTCATATCcaagagag GTAAAAGAGAAGCAGCTGCTGAATTGTCAGT AAAGCCTTCGAGCCCTAAATCAGATGACTCTTTAACAGTGAATCTAACCCACGACACAGAGGTTTATAAAGCAGCCACAG TAAGGGCGAACCGAGCTGCAGTCAGCGTGTGGAGCGAGCGACCACCTGAAGCAG CCAATGACGAGGAAAGCAGCGTGGTGTCCAACGAGCCTGATGTGGAGTACACTGAGGTGGTGCATCCCCAGCCGCTAGATCCTGCCAGAG gTGCTGCTGACCATCATGACTAT GGTTCAGTCGAGTACGCTGAGCTCAACAGTGAACATCCTGAGTCCAATCACTACTGTCCAGAAGTCAACGGCCACCAGGAGCTGCCAACGCCGGTGGATTAG
- the si:dkey-237i9.8 gene encoding platelet endothelial cell adhesion molecule isoform X1 — translation MGPLLLLTSTLLSSYFHAGRTVNADRLFTIRDITLSIEPSTDVTRNTNVTLRCKAVVISFGQEALSREYTIYKDGNTVYTKTSSTSEDLLYPLSEARVSNTGKYKCKVNIEGKHMNSGAKKLTVTGLSKPVLRLNKGVVSEGEEITATCTAHGETGSIFFYFYDDSKEIQEKQVNSNRAEAKLRITSIGIHKIHCAYTVLVTPDSFKSEESSAVHVTVKELPITPVLEIFPQSKIYEGDQLDILCTVRNVLQHSEGNLYLSQGNQLLRSGDTKVNHSKVALAKDPGEFECRFEMGDVVKYVSKTVSVTELFSVPTFTMSPAEVFQKENMTLTCKSESFASERLGNQELTYTLEPPESPLTPKGPGVFHGKALQYDFNYTCVARARGIVKPSETLTVRPKVSVSIPKILVVGRAVLGQPLKILCQSDSGSLPINYTLLREYDQLNTTIVKKPFQQAFFAVTITKPDEITKYMCEAKNNHREAPLSKRLYATVIVPLTHPLISVVPDLSDISEGDHLYLLCSVVGTPPVTFKWYRVGDEQPLYTTTSNENNTAYQIPEVSKQDSGAYYCEAFNHANNVVISNQVNIQVRLALWKKLVIGGFCMLAVSVLVVVSVLCFISKRGKREAAAELSVKPSSPKSDDSLTVNLTHDTEVYKAATVRANRAAVSVWSERPPEAACLQRIVCLGAANDEESSVVSNEPDVEYTEVVHPQPLDPARVPLRKGTDTVYSELQNSPPGAADHHDYGSVEYAELNSEHPESNHYCPEVNGHQELPTPVD, via the exons TATTCACGATACGAGACATCACCCTGTCCATCGAGCCAAGTACTGATGTGACTCGGAACACCAATGTGACTCTGAGATGCAAGGCGGTCGTCATCAGCTTTGGGCAGGAGGCGCTGAGTCGTGAGTACACTATATATAAGGACGGCAACACAGTCTACACCAAGACCTCCAGCACCTCGGAGGATCTTCTGTACCCTCTGTCCGAGGCCAGAGTCTCCAACACCGGCAAATATAAGTGCAAGGTCAACATTGAGGGGAAACACATGAACAGCGGAGCCAAGAAACTCACGGTAACAG GCCTGTCGAAACCAGTTCTCAGGCTAAACAAGGGTGTGGTCAGCGAAGGGGAGGAGATAACGGCCACATGTACGGCGCACGGTGAGACAGGCTccattttcttttacttctacGATGACTCCAAAGAGATCCAGGAGAAGCAGGTCAACTCCAACAGGGCAGAGGCCAAGCTTCGCATCACTAGCATTGGCATCCACAAAATTCACTGTGCCTACACTGTCCTTGTAACGCCAGACTCCTTCAAGTCCGAGGAAAGCAGCGCTGTCCATGTTACAGTCAAAG AACTTCCCATCACACCAGTTTTGGAGATTTTCCCCCAGTCCAAGATCTATGAAGGAGACCAACTGGACATCTTGTGCACCGTCAGAAACGTTCTGCAGCACTCTGAAGGTAACCTCTACCTGAGCCAGGGGAACCAGCTTCTCAGAAGTGGAGACACCAAAGTCAACCACAGCAAGGTTGCACTGGCCAAGGACCCTGGCGAGTTTGAGTGCAGATTCGAGATGGGAGATGTAGTGAAATACGTCTCAAAGACGGTTTCAGTGACTG AGCTGTTTTCAGTGCCCACTTTCACCATGTCTCCTGCTGAAGTCTTTCAAAAGGAAAATATGACGCTAACATGCAAAAGTGAGAGCTTTGCCTCTGAAAGACTCGGCAATCAAGAATTGACTTACACTCTTGAGCCACCTGAAAGCCCACTGACCCCCAAGGGCCCGGGAGTATTTCATGGCAAAGCCCTACAGTATGATTTCAACTATACCTGTGTAGCTCGAGCCAGGGGCATCGTGAAACCCAGTGAAACCCTGACTGTACGTCCTAAAG TGTCTGTCTCCATTCCAAAGATCTTGGTGGTTGGCAGAGCAGTCCTAGGACAGCCCCTCAAGATCCTCTGTCAGTCAGACAGTGGCAGCCTGCCAATAAACTACACCCTTCTGAGGGAGTACGACCAACTGAACACAACCATTGTCAAGAAGCCCTTTCAACAAGCTTTCTTCGCAGTCACCATCACCAAGCCTGACGAAATCACCAAGTACATGTGCGAGGCGAAGAATAATCACAGGGAAGCCCCGCTCAGTAAAAGACTCTACGCCACTGTAATAG TGCCTCTGACGCACCCACTTATATCCGTGGTCCCTGACCTATCAGACATCTCTGAGGGAGATCATCTCTACCTCCTATGCAGTGTTGTCGGCACTCCGCCTGTCACCTTTAAGTGGTACCGTGTTGGCGATGAACAGCCGCTGTATACCACCACCTCCAACGAGAACAACACGGCCTACCAGATCCCCGAGGTGTCCAAACAGGACAGTGGCGCATACTACTGCGAGGCTTTCAACCACGCCAACAATGTTGTCATCAGTAACCAGGTCAACATACAGG tGCGCCTGGCGTTGTGGAAGAAACTGGTGATCGGGGGGTTCTGTATGCTGGCGGTGTCTGTGTTGGTGGTGGTCTCTGTGCTGTGCTTCATATCcaagagag GTAAAAGAGAAGCAGCTGCTGAATTGTCAGT AAAGCCTTCGAGCCCTAAATCAGATGACTCTTTAACAGTGAATCTAACCCACGACACAGAGGTTTATAAAGCAGCCACAG TAAGGGCGAACCGAGCTGCAGTCAGCGTGTGGAGCGAGCGACCACCTGAAGCAG CATGTTTACAGAGAATCGTGTGTTTGGGTGCAGCCAATGACGAGGAAAGCAGCGTGGTGTCCAACGAGCCTGATGTGGAGTACACTGAGGTGGTGCATCCCCAGCCGCTAGATCCTGCCAGAG TCCCACTGAGAAAAGGCACAGACACAGTGTACAGTGAGCTCCAAAACTCTCCACCTG gTGCTGCTGACCATCATGACTAT GGTTCAGTCGAGTACGCTGAGCTCAACAGTGAACATCCTGAGTCCAATCACTACTGTCCAGAAGTCAACGGCCACCAGGAGCTGCCAACGCCGGTGGATTAG
- the si:dkey-237i9.8 gene encoding platelet endothelial cell adhesion molecule isoform X9, with protein sequence MGPLLLLTSTLLSSYFHAGRTVNADRLFTIRDITLSIEPSTDVTRNTNVTLRCKAVVISFGQEALSREYTIYKDGNTVYTKTSSTSEDLLYPLSEARVSNTGKYKCKVNIEGKHMNSGAKKLTVTGLSKPVLRLNKGVVSEGEEITATCTAHGETGSIFFYFYDDSKEIQEKQVNSNRAEAKLRITSIGIHKIHCAYTVLVTPDSFKSEESSAVHVTVKELPITPVLEIFPQSKIYEGDQLDILCTVRNVLQHSEGNLYLSQGNQLLRSGDTKVNHSKVALAKDPGEFECRFEMGDVVKYVSKTVSVTELFSVPTFTMSPAEVFQKENMTLTCKSESFASERLGNQELTYTLEPPESPLTPKGPGVFHGKALQYDFNYTCVARARGIVKPSETLTVRPKVSVSIPKILVVGRAVLGQPLKILCQSDSGSLPINYTLLREYDQLNTTIVKKPFQQAFFAVTITKPDEITKYMCEAKNNHREAPLSKRLYATVIVPLTHPLISVVPDLSDISEGDHLYLLCSVVGTPPVTFKWYRVGDEQPLYTTTSNENNTAYQIPEVSKQDSGAYYCEAFNHANNVVISNQVNIQVRLALWKKLVIGGFCMLAVSVLVVVSVLCFISKRDAALLYDGTEGRVTNGARDSVASLPIDISNRSSYSIPATV encoded by the exons TATTCACGATACGAGACATCACCCTGTCCATCGAGCCAAGTACTGATGTGACTCGGAACACCAATGTGACTCTGAGATGCAAGGCGGTCGTCATCAGCTTTGGGCAGGAGGCGCTGAGTCGTGAGTACACTATATATAAGGACGGCAACACAGTCTACACCAAGACCTCCAGCACCTCGGAGGATCTTCTGTACCCTCTGTCCGAGGCCAGAGTCTCCAACACCGGCAAATATAAGTGCAAGGTCAACATTGAGGGGAAACACATGAACAGCGGAGCCAAGAAACTCACGGTAACAG GCCTGTCGAAACCAGTTCTCAGGCTAAACAAGGGTGTGGTCAGCGAAGGGGAGGAGATAACGGCCACATGTACGGCGCACGGTGAGACAGGCTccattttcttttacttctacGATGACTCCAAAGAGATCCAGGAGAAGCAGGTCAACTCCAACAGGGCAGAGGCCAAGCTTCGCATCACTAGCATTGGCATCCACAAAATTCACTGTGCCTACACTGTCCTTGTAACGCCAGACTCCTTCAAGTCCGAGGAAAGCAGCGCTGTCCATGTTACAGTCAAAG AACTTCCCATCACACCAGTTTTGGAGATTTTCCCCCAGTCCAAGATCTATGAAGGAGACCAACTGGACATCTTGTGCACCGTCAGAAACGTTCTGCAGCACTCTGAAGGTAACCTCTACCTGAGCCAGGGGAACCAGCTTCTCAGAAGTGGAGACACCAAAGTCAACCACAGCAAGGTTGCACTGGCCAAGGACCCTGGCGAGTTTGAGTGCAGATTCGAGATGGGAGATGTAGTGAAATACGTCTCAAAGACGGTTTCAGTGACTG AGCTGTTTTCAGTGCCCACTTTCACCATGTCTCCTGCTGAAGTCTTTCAAAAGGAAAATATGACGCTAACATGCAAAAGTGAGAGCTTTGCCTCTGAAAGACTCGGCAATCAAGAATTGACTTACACTCTTGAGCCACCTGAAAGCCCACTGACCCCCAAGGGCCCGGGAGTATTTCATGGCAAAGCCCTACAGTATGATTTCAACTATACCTGTGTAGCTCGAGCCAGGGGCATCGTGAAACCCAGTGAAACCCTGACTGTACGTCCTAAAG TGTCTGTCTCCATTCCAAAGATCTTGGTGGTTGGCAGAGCAGTCCTAGGACAGCCCCTCAAGATCCTCTGTCAGTCAGACAGTGGCAGCCTGCCAATAAACTACACCCTTCTGAGGGAGTACGACCAACTGAACACAACCATTGTCAAGAAGCCCTTTCAACAAGCTTTCTTCGCAGTCACCATCACCAAGCCTGACGAAATCACCAAGTACATGTGCGAGGCGAAGAATAATCACAGGGAAGCCCCGCTCAGTAAAAGACTCTACGCCACTGTAATAG TGCCTCTGACGCACCCACTTATATCCGTGGTCCCTGACCTATCAGACATCTCTGAGGGAGATCATCTCTACCTCCTATGCAGTGTTGTCGGCACTCCGCCTGTCACCTTTAAGTGGTACCGTGTTGGCGATGAACAGCCGCTGTATACCACCACCTCCAACGAGAACAACACGGCCTACCAGATCCCCGAGGTGTCCAAACAGGACAGTGGCGCATACTACTGCGAGGCTTTCAACCACGCCAACAATGTTGTCATCAGTAACCAGGTCAACATACAGG tGCGCCTGGCGTTGTGGAAGAAACTGGTGATCGGGGGGTTCTGTATGCTGGCGGTGTCTGTGTTGGTGGTGGTCTCTGTGCTGTGCTTCATATCcaagagag ACGCAGCGCTACTCTATGATGGCACGGAGGGGAGAGTGACCAATGGGGCGCGAGATAGTGTGGCGTCGCTTCCCATTGACATCAGCAACAGGAGCAGCTACAGTATCCCAGCAACAGTGTAG
- the si:dkey-237i9.8 gene encoding platelet endothelial cell adhesion molecule isoform X8, translated as MGPLLLLTSTLLSSYFHAGRTVNADRLFTIRDITLSIEPSTDVTRNTNVTLRCKAVVISFGQEALSREYTIYKDGNTVYTKTSSTSEDLLYPLSEARVSNTGKYKCKVNIEGKHMNSGAKKLTVTGLSKPVLRLNKGVVSEGEEITATCTAHGETGSIFFYFYDDSKEIQEKQVNSNRAEAKLRITSIGIHKIHCAYTVLVTPDSFKSEESSAVHVTVKELPITPVLEIFPQSKIYEGDQLDILCTVRNVLQHSEGNLYLSQGNQLLRSGDTKVNHSKVALAKDPGEFECRFEMGDVVKYVSKTVSVTELFSVPTFTMSPAEVFQKENMTLTCKSESFASERLGNQELTYTLEPPESPLTPKGPGVFHGKALQYDFNYTCVARARGIVKPSETLTVRPKVSVSIPKILVVGRAVLGQPLKILCQSDSGSLPINYTLLREYDQLNTTIVKKPFQQAFFAVTITKPDEITKYMCEAKNNHREAPLSKRLYATVIVPLTHPLISVVPDLSDISEGDHLYLLCSVVGTPPVTFKWYRVGDEQPLYTTTSNENNTAYQIPEVSKQDSGAYYCEAFNHANNVVISNQVNIQVRLALWKKLVIGGFCMLAVSVLVVVSVLCFISKRGKREAAAELSVKPSSPKSDDSLTVNLTHDTEVYKAATDAALLYDGTEGRVTNGARDSVASLPIDISNRSSYSIPATV; from the exons TATTCACGATACGAGACATCACCCTGTCCATCGAGCCAAGTACTGATGTGACTCGGAACACCAATGTGACTCTGAGATGCAAGGCGGTCGTCATCAGCTTTGGGCAGGAGGCGCTGAGTCGTGAGTACACTATATATAAGGACGGCAACACAGTCTACACCAAGACCTCCAGCACCTCGGAGGATCTTCTGTACCCTCTGTCCGAGGCCAGAGTCTCCAACACCGGCAAATATAAGTGCAAGGTCAACATTGAGGGGAAACACATGAACAGCGGAGCCAAGAAACTCACGGTAACAG GCCTGTCGAAACCAGTTCTCAGGCTAAACAAGGGTGTGGTCAGCGAAGGGGAGGAGATAACGGCCACATGTACGGCGCACGGTGAGACAGGCTccattttcttttacttctacGATGACTCCAAAGAGATCCAGGAGAAGCAGGTCAACTCCAACAGGGCAGAGGCCAAGCTTCGCATCACTAGCATTGGCATCCACAAAATTCACTGTGCCTACACTGTCCTTGTAACGCCAGACTCCTTCAAGTCCGAGGAAAGCAGCGCTGTCCATGTTACAGTCAAAG AACTTCCCATCACACCAGTTTTGGAGATTTTCCCCCAGTCCAAGATCTATGAAGGAGACCAACTGGACATCTTGTGCACCGTCAGAAACGTTCTGCAGCACTCTGAAGGTAACCTCTACCTGAGCCAGGGGAACCAGCTTCTCAGAAGTGGAGACACCAAAGTCAACCACAGCAAGGTTGCACTGGCCAAGGACCCTGGCGAGTTTGAGTGCAGATTCGAGATGGGAGATGTAGTGAAATACGTCTCAAAGACGGTTTCAGTGACTG AGCTGTTTTCAGTGCCCACTTTCACCATGTCTCCTGCTGAAGTCTTTCAAAAGGAAAATATGACGCTAACATGCAAAAGTGAGAGCTTTGCCTCTGAAAGACTCGGCAATCAAGAATTGACTTACACTCTTGAGCCACCTGAAAGCCCACTGACCCCCAAGGGCCCGGGAGTATTTCATGGCAAAGCCCTACAGTATGATTTCAACTATACCTGTGTAGCTCGAGCCAGGGGCATCGTGAAACCCAGTGAAACCCTGACTGTACGTCCTAAAG TGTCTGTCTCCATTCCAAAGATCTTGGTGGTTGGCAGAGCAGTCCTAGGACAGCCCCTCAAGATCCTCTGTCAGTCAGACAGTGGCAGCCTGCCAATAAACTACACCCTTCTGAGGGAGTACGACCAACTGAACACAACCATTGTCAAGAAGCCCTTTCAACAAGCTTTCTTCGCAGTCACCATCACCAAGCCTGACGAAATCACCAAGTACATGTGCGAGGCGAAGAATAATCACAGGGAAGCCCCGCTCAGTAAAAGACTCTACGCCACTGTAATAG TGCCTCTGACGCACCCACTTATATCCGTGGTCCCTGACCTATCAGACATCTCTGAGGGAGATCATCTCTACCTCCTATGCAGTGTTGTCGGCACTCCGCCTGTCACCTTTAAGTGGTACCGTGTTGGCGATGAACAGCCGCTGTATACCACCACCTCCAACGAGAACAACACGGCCTACCAGATCCCCGAGGTGTCCAAACAGGACAGTGGCGCATACTACTGCGAGGCTTTCAACCACGCCAACAATGTTGTCATCAGTAACCAGGTCAACATACAGG tGCGCCTGGCGTTGTGGAAGAAACTGGTGATCGGGGGGTTCTGTATGCTGGCGGTGTCTGTGTTGGTGGTGGTCTCTGTGCTGTGCTTCATATCcaagagag GTAAAAGAGAAGCAGCTGCTGAATTGTCAGT AAAGCCTTCGAGCCCTAAATCAGATGACTCTTTAACAGTGAATCTAACCCACGACACAGAGGTTTATAAAGCAGCCACAG ACGCAGCGCTACTCTATGATGGCACGGAGGGGAGAGTGACCAATGGGGCGCGAGATAGTGTGGCGTCGCTTCCCATTGACATCAGCAACAGGAGCAGCTACAGTATCCCAGCAACAGTGTAG
- the si:dkey-237i9.8 gene encoding platelet endothelial cell adhesion molecule isoform X6, translating to MGPLLLLTSTLLSSYFHAGRTVNADRLFTIRDITLSIEPSTDVTRNTNVTLRCKAVVISFGQEALSREYTIYKDGNTVYTKTSSTSEDLLYPLSEARVSNTGKYKCKVNIEGKHMNSGAKKLTVTGLSKPVLRLNKGVVSEGEEITATCTAHGETGSIFFYFYDDSKEIQEKQVNSNRAEAKLRITSIGIHKIHCAYTVLVTPDSFKSEESSAVHVTVKELPITPVLEIFPQSKIYEGDQLDILCTVRNVLQHSEGNLYLSQGNQLLRSGDTKVNHSKVALAKDPGEFECRFEMGDVVKYVSKTVSVTELFSVPTFTMSPAEVFQKENMTLTCKSESFASERLGNQELTYTLEPPESPLTPKGPGVFHGKALQYDFNYTCVARARGIVKPSETLTVRPKVSVSIPKILVVGRAVLGQPLKILCQSDSGSLPINYTLLREYDQLNTTIVKKPFQQAFFAVTITKPDEITKYMCEAKNNHREAPLSKRLYATVIVPLTHPLISVVPDLSDISEGDHLYLLCSVVGTPPVTFKWYRVGDEQPLYTTTSNENNTAYQIPEVSKQDSGAYYCEAFNHANNVVISNQVNIQVRLALWKKLVIGGFCMLAVSVLVVVSVLCFISKRGKREAAAELSVKPSSPKSDDSLTVNLTHDTEVYKAATVRANRAAVSVWSERPPEAACLQRIVCLGAANDEESSVVSNEPDVEYTEVVHPQPLDPARVDNAEQHFLGGA from the exons TATTCACGATACGAGACATCACCCTGTCCATCGAGCCAAGTACTGATGTGACTCGGAACACCAATGTGACTCTGAGATGCAAGGCGGTCGTCATCAGCTTTGGGCAGGAGGCGCTGAGTCGTGAGTACACTATATATAAGGACGGCAACACAGTCTACACCAAGACCTCCAGCACCTCGGAGGATCTTCTGTACCCTCTGTCCGAGGCCAGAGTCTCCAACACCGGCAAATATAAGTGCAAGGTCAACATTGAGGGGAAACACATGAACAGCGGAGCCAAGAAACTCACGGTAACAG GCCTGTCGAAACCAGTTCTCAGGCTAAACAAGGGTGTGGTCAGCGAAGGGGAGGAGATAACGGCCACATGTACGGCGCACGGTGAGACAGGCTccattttcttttacttctacGATGACTCCAAAGAGATCCAGGAGAAGCAGGTCAACTCCAACAGGGCAGAGGCCAAGCTTCGCATCACTAGCATTGGCATCCACAAAATTCACTGTGCCTACACTGTCCTTGTAACGCCAGACTCCTTCAAGTCCGAGGAAAGCAGCGCTGTCCATGTTACAGTCAAAG AACTTCCCATCACACCAGTTTTGGAGATTTTCCCCCAGTCCAAGATCTATGAAGGAGACCAACTGGACATCTTGTGCACCGTCAGAAACGTTCTGCAGCACTCTGAAGGTAACCTCTACCTGAGCCAGGGGAACCAGCTTCTCAGAAGTGGAGACACCAAAGTCAACCACAGCAAGGTTGCACTGGCCAAGGACCCTGGCGAGTTTGAGTGCAGATTCGAGATGGGAGATGTAGTGAAATACGTCTCAAAGACGGTTTCAGTGACTG AGCTGTTTTCAGTGCCCACTTTCACCATGTCTCCTGCTGAAGTCTTTCAAAAGGAAAATATGACGCTAACATGCAAAAGTGAGAGCTTTGCCTCTGAAAGACTCGGCAATCAAGAATTGACTTACACTCTTGAGCCACCTGAAAGCCCACTGACCCCCAAGGGCCCGGGAGTATTTCATGGCAAAGCCCTACAGTATGATTTCAACTATACCTGTGTAGCTCGAGCCAGGGGCATCGTGAAACCCAGTGAAACCCTGACTGTACGTCCTAAAG TGTCTGTCTCCATTCCAAAGATCTTGGTGGTTGGCAGAGCAGTCCTAGGACAGCCCCTCAAGATCCTCTGTCAGTCAGACAGTGGCAGCCTGCCAATAAACTACACCCTTCTGAGGGAGTACGACCAACTGAACACAACCATTGTCAAGAAGCCCTTTCAACAAGCTTTCTTCGCAGTCACCATCACCAAGCCTGACGAAATCACCAAGTACATGTGCGAGGCGAAGAATAATCACAGGGAAGCCCCGCTCAGTAAAAGACTCTACGCCACTGTAATAG TGCCTCTGACGCACCCACTTATATCCGTGGTCCCTGACCTATCAGACATCTCTGAGGGAGATCATCTCTACCTCCTATGCAGTGTTGTCGGCACTCCGCCTGTCACCTTTAAGTGGTACCGTGTTGGCGATGAACAGCCGCTGTATACCACCACCTCCAACGAGAACAACACGGCCTACCAGATCCCCGAGGTGTCCAAACAGGACAGTGGCGCATACTACTGCGAGGCTTTCAACCACGCCAACAATGTTGTCATCAGTAACCAGGTCAACATACAGG tGCGCCTGGCGTTGTGGAAGAAACTGGTGATCGGGGGGTTCTGTATGCTGGCGGTGTCTGTGTTGGTGGTGGTCTCTGTGCTGTGCTTCATATCcaagagag GTAAAAGAGAAGCAGCTGCTGAATTGTCAGT AAAGCCTTCGAGCCCTAAATCAGATGACTCTTTAACAGTGAATCTAACCCACGACACAGAGGTTTATAAAGCAGCCACAG TAAGGGCGAACCGAGCTGCAGTCAGCGTGTGGAGCGAGCGACCACCTGAAGCAG CATGTTTACAGAGAATCGTGTGTTTGGGTGCAGCCAATGACGAGGAAAGCAGCGTGGTGTCCAACGAGCCTGATGTGGAGTACACTGAGGTGGTGCATCCCCAGCCGCTAGATCCTGCCAGAG TTGATAATGCAGAGCAACACTTCCTGGGAGGGGCATAA